ATTTTTGCGAATGGTCGTGGTATCCCTGCGCACAGTCCGATATCACCTGGCATTGCTGGGTATCGCGAAGGAAAAGAAGGGATAAATACCATCGTTTATGATTGGATGAGAGATCAGCCGCGGCGTAAATCAATAGAAGTCGCGAAAACATTGCTTGCTGAAGCCGGCTATCCGAACGGAATCGATCAAAAAACTGGCGCGCCGCTAATTCTGTATTTTGATGTAACCGCGAGGAGTTCTGAAGACCGATCAAAGCTCGATTGGATGCGTAAGCAATTCCAAAAATTAAACATTCAATTGGTTATTAGAAGTACTGACTACAATCGTTTCCAAGACAAAATCCGCAAGGGGAATGCGCAGATTTTTGAATGGGGATGGAATGCCGATTATCCGGATCCCGAGAATTTTTTGTTTTTGTTATACGGCCCCCAAAGCAAAGTGGCGAATAGCGGAGAGAACGCTGCCAACTATAGTAACTCTGAGTATGATTTTTTATTTGAGCGGATGAAAAATTTAGAGAATGGGATTCATCGGCAGCAAATAATTGATCGAATGGTTGAGATATTACGTTATGATGCGCCTTGGCTGTGGGGCTATCACCCTAAAGATTATGGCTTATATCATTCTTGGTATCAGAATGTTAAGCCCAACAGATTATCTAATAATAATTATAAGTATTTTAAAATTGATGCAAAACAAAGAGTACAGAAGCAAAGTGAATGGAATGATCCTGTATTGTGGCCAATAGTGCTTGTTTTTGCGGTAATTGTTATTGGTCTTTTTCCGGCGGTGACAGCATTCCGGCACCGGGAGCGTAGTATTGGTGTCCGTTCGCTATCATCTTAGTTGTTAATGATTAGCCCTCTTTAACAATGTTTAATTACATCATTCGTCGCATCATCTATGCTGTTCCGATTCTCATTGGCGTCAATCTGATTACCTTTTCCCTTTTTTTTGTAGTCAATACGCCTGATGATATGGCACGCATGCAATTGGGTATTAAATATGTTACGCCCGAAGCAATTGAGAAATGGAAAAAAGAGCGGGGCTATGATAAGCCGTTGCTTCTGAATAGTGACGAAGCGGGATTGCAGAAATTTACACAGACAATTTTTTTCGAGAAATCACTTGCAATGTTTGTTTTTGATTTTGGAAGAGCCGATGATGGAAGGGATATCGCGCGCGAGATCAAGTCGCGGATGATTCCTAGTCTTGCTATTGCGTTACCCGTATTTATTCTTGGATTATTTGTTTACATCTCTACTGCGCTAATCATGGTCTTTTTTCGTGCAACGAATATCGATTTCTGGGGAGTAATATTGTGTGTAGCATTGATGTCTATTTCCAGTCTTTTTTACATCATCGTTGGACAGTTTCTAGTGAGTAAGGTCTGGCACTGGGTGCCGA
This is a stretch of genomic DNA from Nitrosomonas sp. sh817. It encodes these proteins:
- a CDS encoding ABC transporter permease produces the protein MFNYIIRRIIYAVPILIGVNLITFSLFFVVNTPDDMARMQLGIKYVTPEAIEKWKKERGYDKPLLLNSDEAGLQKFTQTIFFEKSLAMFVFDFGRADDGRDIAREIKSRMIPSLAIALPVFILGLFVYISTALIMVFFRATNIDFWGVILCVALMSISSLFYIIVGQFLVSKVWHWVPISGFGSGLDAIKFLLLPVIIGIISSAGSHIRWYRTVFLEEMNKEYVRTARAKGLSERLVLFRHVLRNALIPILTGAVVVIPLLFLGSLLVESFFGIPGLGSYTIDAINSQDFAIVRAMVFLGSILYITGLVLTDISYTLVDPRIRLA